The following DNA comes from Ornithobacterium rhinotracheale DSM 15997.
ACCAAAGTATCATGGATACTGTTTCGAGAGATAAAGCAGGGTTAAGCCCTATTCAAGGGAATTTAGACCGAATTGATAAGGCTAAATCGCTGAAAGATATTACCAATTACCTCATCGCTGAAACGCCTTACTACGACAACGAGTTATTTGATTTTGGTGTAGGAGCTCACCCTAAAAATTCAAACCAAAATGCGGTGTATTTAGGCTCAGGAAATCTGGGCATGAACCGTGATTATTACCAGAAAAAAGACAAAGAATCTCAATCAAAATTAGAAGCCTACCGCGAATATTTGGTAGATTTATTTAAATACATGAAAGACCCAACACCAGAAAAATCTGCGACAGCGGTTCTAGATTTTGAAAAACAAATCGCAAGTAATTTGCTTGGTTTTGAGGATTTAAGAGATGCCGAAAAGCAATACAATCCTGTAAAAACTAAAGATTTAAGCAAATATGTGAAAAATGTAGATTTGCAAAAATTCTTAAAAGGACAAGGGGTAAATGTAGACGAAGTTTTGATTCCTGAGATTAAATACTATAAAAACTTCGATAAGCTTTACAACCAGAAAAATCTTTTTGCTATCAAAAAATATTTAAAAGCACATGTTGTAAACGGGGCGAGTTCGGCTCTAGGGACTGATTTGGATAAATTACGCTTTAATTTCTACAGCAAAAAGCTCAACGGAATCGAGAAAATGCGCGATAGAGACAAGCGTGCACTGGGTACCATCAACGATCATTTGGGCGAAGCATTCGGAAAATTATATGTAAAAGAAGTTTTTCCGCCAGAGGCAAAAGAACGCGCTTCTGAAATGATCGACTACCTTAAAAAATCATACAAAAAACACATTAACGAATCTAGCTGGATGACGCCTGCCACCAAACAAAAGGCACTTGAGAAACTGGCTAAATTCACCGTGAAAATTGGGTATCCAGATAAATGGAAGGACTACTCTGCCGTGGAAATCAAAAGTACCAAAGACGGCGGTAGCTACTACCAAAACTTGCAAAATCTAGCACACTGGAACTTCCAAAAAGACATTGCTAAAATCGGAAAACCCGTAGATAAAACCGAATGGCACATGTCTCCACAAACTGTGAACGCATACTATAACCCGTCTTACAACGAGATTGTGTTCCCAGCAGCGATTTTGCAACCACCTTTCTTCAACTTTAAAGCAGATGCTGGCGTAAACTTCGGAGGAATTGGTGCCGTAATCGGGCACGAAATCTCTCACGGATTTGATGACAGTGGGGCTAAATTCGACGGCGATGGAAACTTAAACAATTGGTGGACAAAAGAAGATGAAACTAAATTTAACCAATTAGGAAAAGCACTTGCAGCTCAATTCAATGCCTATGAGCCATTCCCAGGAATTAATGTAAATGGAGAAGCAACCCTTGGCGAAAATATTGCCGACCTAGGCGGTGTGAATGTTGCCTACGATGCACTACAACTGTATCTAAAAGATCACGGAAATCCTGGCAAGATTGATGGATTTACTCCAGAGCAAAGATTCTTTATCTCTTGGGGAACTATCTGGCGCACAAAAACCAAAGATGAATCTTTGAAAAATCAAATCAAAACCGATTTCCACGCACCAGGCATCTATCGTGCTACCGCTCCTCTAGAAAACATCAATGCGTTTTATGAGGCATTTGACATTCAGCCGAATGATAAAATGTATAAATCACCTGAAAAACGCATTGTAATATGGTAATTCCACTATTCTTAAGAAGATTGCTTTTTGGAAATAAAATTTTAAACACAGATACTATGGACGCACTTAAAAACCCAAATGCTACGCTAATTGATCTTAGAAATCAAGACGAGCTAGATGAGTTCGGCTCAATTGAACAAGCTAAACACATTCCTCTAATGGAGCTACCGAGCCAATTGGAAGAAGTGAAAAAGTTTAGCTTACCGATTGTTTTGTTCTGCAAAGCAGGCGGAAGAGCTGAAAAGGCTAAACAATTCCTTGAATCACAAGGCATCACCGAAGTCTACAATGCTGGTGGCTACGATGATGTAAAAGAAATTTTGGGGTAATATAAATCACACACATACAGAAAAGGCTTCCGATTTCGGAAGCCTTTTTAATATTAAAAAATCCATATCTTAACAACCCATCCATAATTTTTATCTTTATACCACTTTAATCTCAATGTTTCTTTTGATACATTATTCTGAAAAAGATAAGTATCTGATGTTGCCAAATATCTGATAAAATCATAATTGTTCTGCTTCGCTAATTCTATAAACTCATTTGTTAAATAATACTTTCCGTCTTTTCCTTGATAAAATGCTATATTAGAATCAGTATAATAATTCGTTATCTGTACCAATCCTTGCTTATCTTTAGAGGGATCTGATTCGTATACCCAATAATTTCTATTCAAAATATTTGTGTCTTCCTCTACTTCAAAATACAATTGATTCTTAATATAGCCATTTTGTTCATATTTAAATCTAGATTTTTCTTCAATCAATTTACCACCATTTTGCAACTCATAAGCCTTAACCTCCTCGAGTGTTGCCCCTTTCTTAAAAAATGGGAATGTTTTTAAAGTAGCCTGAGGAGCCAACTGTTTAGGGAAATAAGTAGCTGTGTAATGATTATGCCCCTTATCATTCATAAACTCAATTCGAACTTGTTTTTCTTCGTTTATAAAAACTTTTTTATCAATTTCATTCAAAGATAGTGTATTCTCAAACCCTTTAACTATTTTTTCAATAAAACCATTCTCTCGTAAATAGTTTTCAAAACTTTCTTGGTTTTCGTTTGATAAAGTTCCTCCTTTAGCGTAAATAGAAGATTTTACATATCTATTTAGGTTAACTAAATAAGACACCTCATCAAAAATATTATTCTTTAGTCTAAAATTTAAAAGTGTACCCGTACCTGTATCTGTTTCTCTTGCCAATTCAGAATTTCTATCTTCTTCATAAAGTTTCAATTCAGCAGTATTTAACCCAAATTCAAAACTTGGCAAAATATAATTATCTGATTCACTTTTTTGTTTTATGACCAACTTCCCTACTACATTTCCATTACTTATAAAAGAAATCTCGCCAGTTCTTGCCTCAGCACCATCATTTGCATTTACATGAAAAAAAACTTCACTATTCTCGTAATCAATCCTTATTCCAGAAATCCAGCTTACACTAGATAAGTATCTAAAATTATTTGTATTTGCTACAATCTGAACCGAGTAATCTCCTAAAGGTGATGCTACAATCAATTCCTCAGGGTTTGCCATAACTTTAACTGCCTCTCCTTCTTGAGTAATAGCAATGGTTTTCTTTATATCTTTGGCAACAACTTCAACATAACCACTTCTATCTCCTGCTTGATTGTTTTCATCAACTCTAATAATTAAAGAATTTTGAGAAAAGCTTGCGTGTATCCAACTATCAGAGACTAATATTTTCAAATCCTTAACATTTGTTTCAAGATTTAAAGTTTTCTCAATACCAGATTTAGGAACCAAAATATCTTTTTCTTTGATGAACAATTGCGGCACATCAACATTTTTATCATCATCTGAACAAGATGTTAAGCCCAAAGATGAGAGACTTAAAAAGAATAAAGCACCTCTAAAAAATAATTTCTTCATAAAAAGTTTATTTAAAATAATTAATCTAATTTTTGCGAGTGCAATATATAAAATTTCTATTTAATAGAAAATTTTTCAATTTAGAAGATTGATTTATAGAAATTTAAAGAAAAAAATCCACTCAACGTATTCTATTGAGTGGATTAGCAAATATTATGAAAACAAAAACATTTTACTTAGTTTCTAAGACCTTTAATGCATCTTGGTCATCATACTTCAAGATCTGTTGTTTCAGTAGTTCCCTCATCTGTTTCTGCACTTTTGCATAGGCTGGATTTCCATACACATTTCTCAACTCATGCGGATCTTTCTTTAAATCAAACAATTCCCAATTATTAAGTCTCTTATAGTATCTAATAAGTTTGTAACGATCGTTTCTTACCCCAAATTGCGGAGACACTGCGTGCTCACCGTTTTCGTAATAATGATAGTATAACTGGTCTTGTACTTTAGCTTTTGGATTTTCCAAAACAGGCACAAACGAAACACCTTGCATATCTGCTGGGATTTTTGCTCCTGCCAATTGCAACAAAGTAGGTGCGATATCGATGTTGGACATAAAGGCGTTGGTTTCAGTTTTGGGCTTAATTAATTTTGGATATTTAATCACAAAAGGCGTTCTAAATGATTCCTCGTACATCCATCGCTTATCGAACCAGCCGTGTTCTCCCATGTAAAAGCCTTGGTCTGAGGTGTAAATCACAATGGTATTATCAGATAAATTATGTTTATCTAAATAATCTAATGTTCTACCGATGTTGCGATCTAGCGAAATGGCAGTAGACAAATAGTCGTTCATATAGCGATTAAATTTCCATTCTGCTAAGTTTCTACCCTGTGGCTTATCTTTCTCAAATGCCGCACGGATTGGCTCATAATAGGCATCATACGCTGCACGCTGCTCAGGAGTCATACGCGTAAAGTTTCCGTCTTTGGTGTTTTTTGGCAACATTTTTAAATCATAGCCCAAACGCATATCTTTTAAGATAGACATTTCTTGCATCGCTGCCGCAGGACGAGATTTATAATCATCATAAAAAGTCTTAGGAATTTTAAATCTTACGCCATCAAAAGCCCCTAAATCTGGCAAATCTGGCATCCAAGTGCGGTGCGTATTTTTATGCCCGATAATCAAGCAGAACGGTTTGTCTTTGTCTCGATTATCTAGCCATTTTTCAGCTTCGTCTTCCACTACATTTGCCACATAGCCCTGCTCTCTCACTCTGCCCTGCGCAGTGATGAAGTCTGGATTAAAATAATGCCCTTGCCCTACTAAGACTTTATAAAAATCAAATCCCTTAGGATCATGACCTAAGTGATATTTCCCAATCCAAGCAGTTTGGTAACCTTCGTCTTGTAATATGTTTACAAATTGCTGCTGGCTACTATCGTAAGAAGAGGTTTCATTGTCTTTATAGCCATTTTTAGTACTAGTTTTCCCAGTCAGTAAGCAAGCTCGGCTAGGCCCGCAGATGGAATTATTTACATACGCACGCTTAAAGAGCATTCCCTCATTAGCAATGCGATCGATATTCGGCGTTTGGATGTACTTGTCCTTGTGATTGTATGCGCTAATGGTTTGATACGCATGATCATCGGACACGATGATAACGATGTTTGGTTTTTTACTTTGTGAGTAGCTTACACTCAAAATGAAAAAGTAAAAAATAATTAAATATTTCTTCATGATGTTAGAATTTTGGTACACTAAATTAAGAATATTAGCTTAAAAAATCATATAAATCCAAATAAAACTAAAAAAAATCATATATTTAACCTTCGAAAAATAGATGATGATATGAGCAGTAGTTATAATCCATTAAGCTTTGTATTGGTAAAACCAGCGGGTCCAGACTGCAACTTAGGTTGCACCTATTGTTTTTATCTTGAAAAAGCGGAACTCTATAAAAACACCAAAAAACACCGCATGAGCGATGAGGTTTTGGAAGAACTAATAAAACAAGGTATAGAACAATCTCATGATTATATCAATTTCACTTGGCAAGGAGGCGAACCCACGCTCATGGGGCTAGATTTCTTTAAAAAAGTAATTAAATTCCAACAGAAATACGCGCGCAACAAATCCGTAGCCAATGCTCTACAGACCAATGGCGTTTTGCTAAACGATGATTGGGCTAAATTCTTGGGACAATGGAGATTTTTAGTAGGTCTCTCTCTCGACGGCCCCGAGCATATTCACGACAAATACCGATTCACTGCTGGGGGCAAGCCTTCTTGGGACAAAGTGATGCGTGCCCACGAATTGCTCAAAAAATATAATGTAGATACCAATGCGATGTGCTGCGTTACCGATTATTCGGCAGATTATCCCGAAGAATTGTATAATTTCTACAAGAGCTTGGGGCTTACTTGGATGCAGTTTATCCCCGTGGTAGAAACTGACAAAGAAGACCCTACCAAAGCGGCGGATTTCTCGCTCACACCTGAAAAATATGGCAAATTCCTGAATAAAATTTTTGATTTATGGCTAGCTGATTTCGATCGTGGCGAACCGACTACGGTGATTAGAAATATAGAATCCGTATTCCATACCTATGTAGATATGCCTGCACCTGAATGTACTTTGCTCGAGCAATGTGGCGTCTACCCTACCGTGGAACACAACGGCGATGTGTATAGCTGCGACTTCTTTGTGGAAAACGAGTGGCGACTTGGCAATATTATGCAAAAAGATCGCTTGGTGGATATGATAAATTCTGCCCAGCAAAAGAAATTTGGGCGAATGAAAAAGGATTTACCTCCCAAATGCCATACCTGCGAGTGGTATAAACACTGCTATGGCGGCTGCACCAAAGACAGAATCAAAGATGCACGCGATAATGGAAATCCTCGTTTTTGCCAGTCCACGATTGATTACCTTAAACACATCGACCCCACGATGAAGCGTTTGGCTAAAGAATGGAAGCAAAATCAATTGGCTCAAAACCCTATTACTTACGATATTTACAACGCAGGATACGATTTTTAATACAATTTAAAAAGCCTTTAATTTTACGATTAAAGGCTTTTTTTAGCTCCAAAAGCTAAACCTCACCAAACCAATGTGTTAAAATTTTGTTTTTCATTTTAAATATATTTAATTTTAAATCGTTATAGTCCTTAAAACTAAATAATTATGAAAACAAAAATCTTATTTTTTAGCCTTTTTATAGGCTTATTTGTCTTAACAACCGCTTGCAACAACGATGACGACCCTAAACCACCCACCGAATTAATCGGTCAATGGAAATGTCTTGGTTTTGGCAATACCAATGGAGAGTTTAGAGCAATTGAACCCACAGAGCGTGCAGAAGTGATTTATATTCTTCATTTTAAAAATGATTTTACTCTCTCAAGCGCAACTTCGACAAACTCGATTTGGGGAAAATACAACACATACGATTCTCAAACTATCAAAATCCTTTTAGCATCAACTAATGTAGCTGAATTTGAAGATGGGGGTAAATATATAAAAAGCCTATATGACGCAGACCACTATTCATTTACAAAAAAAGGAAACTTACAACTTTTCTACTCAGACACAGAATACTTATTGTTTAACGAACTATATTAATAAGCAAATAAAATGAGAGCAAAAATTCCACCATAGGTTATTTTGTTTGATGGGTAGAAACGAATCCATCCACATAAGGTGCATCTGATTTAATTACGGCAAATGCTTGTCTGACGAGTTTGTTAGCAACAGCGATAAGAGCCACTTTGGAAGGCTTCCCGTTGGCTTTCAACCGTGCGTAGCATTCTTTACAGGTTGTGTTTCCACGTAAAGCAGACCACGAGGCGACATAAAGCAAAGAACGCAGGCTCGCATCCCCGTTTCGGTTAATCCCACCTTTGATGTGTACGGATGTTCCTGACTGCTGGTAAGTCGGGCATATCCCGATAAAACGGGAAACCTGCTTTGCATTGTTGAAATAGGAGAATCCTCCGGTAGCGACAATCAAGGCTGTAGCCAAAGTGATGCCAATCCCTTTGATGGATGTGAGTAGTTTAACCTGCCTGTCAAACTCAGACGAAGCCAAGTCTGCAAGTTCGGATTCCAAAGACTCAATTTGGCTTGCCAAAAAAGAAATGGTCTTATCCAACGCTTTCATCCCGTTCTTGTCTTGGAACGGAAGCATAACGAGGGAGCTTTTCAGGTTCTTGCTCGCCGTAAGCTGTTTCTTCAACTGCCTGATAATCGTTTTCTTCTGCTTCAGCAGCATGACGGCTTCAGAGGGCATCTTGTAAACGGGAGGATTCATTTTCTCCCCGTACATGGCAATCATACAGGCATCTTTGGGGTCGGTCTTGGTGACGGTCATCATCATGCGTGAGAAGTGCTTGATTTGTTTGGGATTTACCATACTGGAAGCTATTCCTTGCCTGTCAAGCAGATAAAGAAGCAGAAAGCCGTAATTGCCGGTGGCTTCCATCACACAATGATGTTCTGTTACGGAAAGCGAGCCGATGAACTTCCTGATACCTTTTACGGTATTAGGGTAAGTTTGGGTCTGATAACCCGATACTTTCGGAAAAGCAGCTACAAAGCTGTCCTTGCTGATGTCAATTCCAATGTAAGTCATAACGTCTTTAATTTGGTTGAATACATCCTGTAATCTATCGTCGCCAACACGGGATCATAAGTCCCAACGAACTATCCAGATTTCAGATGTAAAGGCATGGGGACTGAACGTTAAACCCGGTTTCTTGAACCACCCCTTAATCGGTCTTTGTCCATGCCTATATCAAAGTTATAAATTATCAAATTATTAACCAACGTACAAATGTACGACCCTTTAAAATTAAAATAATTTAGCACAAAGTGCGATTACTTGCCAATTTTTAAATTATGAACATTTATTTAACTAAAATTAAAGAACATAAACAAACAAACAAAAATTTAAAACGAAATTTATTTATAATAATCGCACTGAGATTCCTTTTATTTTCATCGCTAACTTTTTTGATTTTCAAATACGAATCTCTTAGCAAAATCTTATTTTTCACATTAGTAGGATTTTTTTTAATTGTTTTCATTTTTATTTTTAAAATTCATTCTAAGCTAAAAAATAAATTACTTTTAACTCAAAATTTAATTCAAATAAATCAAAAAGAATACGATTTTTTAACCGAAAATAAAAAACCATTTTCAAACGGCGCACAATGGATAGATCCTACGCACAATTACACTTTTGATTTAGACATTTTTGGCGAAAGTTCACTATTCCACTACCTGAATCGCTGTGCCTCTATTTTGGGAGAAAGAAATTTGGCTCAAAAATTAAGTTCAGGTTTGGGAGAAAATGAAATTACCGCCAACCAGAGTGCAATTCAAGAATTAAGCAAAAAAATTGATTTTAGGCAATTTCTATTGGCACATACTATGCAACTTGAAAATGAGGAAAAAAATTACCAGCAACTCCTTAATTGGGCAAATAAAAAATCTAAATTTAATTTTTTTTTCAATTTTATGCTGTATCTATCGCCAGCTCTTTTCATCATTTCAGTAGGGGCTTCAGTGTATGATTTAAGATTTTTATGGCTAAGTTTAATTGCATTTTCAATTAATTGTTTTATTCTTTTGTTTTTCTACAAACCTATTATGAACGAAATCGCGCAATTTGAGCGAATTTCGGCAATTATTCAAATTTACAGCCAAAGCCTATCAATCATAGAAAAAGAACATTTTAACGATAAAAAACTAAACGAACTTAAACAAAAAATTCAACAAAATACATTTTCTGCAAGCCAAGAATTTAAACAACTGGCACGGATTTTTTCTGATTTAGAAGGAATTTTCAACATTGCAGGAGCTTTGGTTTTCAATGGCTCAGTACTATACCACATTCATATCTTTAAACGGCTATTCGCTTGGAAAGAAAAAAATGTACAAAATATTGAATTCTGGACGGCAGTCATCGGCGAATTTGAAATGCTCAATAGCCTAGCAAATTTTGCATACAATAACCCCAGCTATTGCTTTCCACACATTAATCAAAATAATTCTATTTCGTTTGAAAATATGAGCCATCCGCTTATTAACACTCAAAATAGAATTGGGAACACGATTGATTTTAATCCGCAACATTTTGTAATTCTCACAGGAGCCAACATGTCTGGAAAAAGTACTTTTTTGCGCGCATTGGGCGTAAATTTAGTTTTAGCCAAAATCGGTTCGCCCATCTGTGCAAGGCACGCCAACATTCAGCCGATGAATATTTTGGTTTCTATGCGACAAACAGATTCGCTAAATGATGGGAAATCGCTTTTTTATGCTGAAATTTTAAGGCTAAAACAGATTATTTATAATTTAAAAACTGAAAAATCCTTTGTATTGCTTGATGAAATTTTGCGGGGGACAAATTCCGAAGACAAGCAACTCGGAACACAAAAAATTGTAGAAGAAATTTTAAATTTAAAAGCTTTTGGCTGTTTAGCAACACACGATTTAGTCATCACAGAAATGGCTAAAAAATATCCTACTCAACTTGCCAACAAATATTTTGAGACCCGAGTTATAAACAATCAACTAGCCTTTGATTACCGATTAAGAGAGGGAATCAGTAATAGTAAAAATGCACTTCATCTCATGGAATCCCTTGGGATTTTCTCTACCATGGAATGCAAATAATCGTTAAAAATTAGGTTTAAAGGGTGTAACTCGCTAAATTTGCACCGCAAAATAAAATTAAAGATTGGAGGATAAATTTGACGGGTTGCAACCTCATTAAAAAATGCTAATACGGATTTTTTCTATATTCACAGCTTCCCATTTTATTTATTGCTCCGGTGTAACAAAAAAAATTAAATTATGTCTTATTTTTTTACATCAGAGTCGGTGTCTGAAGGGCACCCAGATAAAGTAGCAGATCAAATTTCTGACGCTATTTTAGATCACTTTTTGGCATTTGATAGCCAAAGTAAAGTTGCTTGCGAAACTCTTGTAACCACAGGACAAGTAATCTTGGCGGGCGAGGTGAACTCAAAAGCCTATGTTGATTTACAAGAAATTACACGCAAAGTTATCGGTCGTATTGGGTACAACGACAGCCAAATGAATTTTACAGCAGATTCTTGTGGTGTGCTTTCTGCCATTCACGAGCAGTCGCCAGACATTAGACAAGGTGTAGTGCAATCTGAAAAAGAGAATCAAGGGGCTGGAGACCAAGGAATGATGTTTGGTTATGCGACCAACGAAACCGAAAACTTTATGCCTTTGGCACTCGATCTTTCGCACAGAATTTTGCTTGAATTGGCAGATATTCGCAAAAACGGAACCGAAATGCCTTACCTTCGTCCAGATGCCAAAGCACAAGTTACTTTGGAATACAGCGACGATAACAAGCCTACAAGCATCCACACGATTGTGGTTTCTACACAGCACGATGAGTTTGGCGATGAAAGAGCAATGCAAGAGCGCATCCGTAGAGATGTGATTCAAATTGTGATTCCGCGTGTGATTCAGAAATTGCCTACGCACATCAAGGAATTATTTACATCAGACATCACCTACCACATCAACCCAACGGGCAAATTCGTAATCGGTGGACCGCACGGAGATACAGGACTTACGGGGAGAAAAATCATCGTAGATACTTATGGTGGTAAAGGTGCCCATGGTGGAGGTGCTTTCAGTGGTAAAGACCCATCTAAGGTAGACCGTTCTGCGGCTTATGCTATGCGCCATTTGGCTAAAAACTTAGTAGCTGCAGGCGTGTGCGAAGAAGCTTTGGTACAAGTGTCTTACGCCATAGGTGTAGCAGGGCCTATGAGCCTTTGCATAGAAACTTATGGAACAAGCAAAGTAGATTTAAGCGATGCAGAAATTGCTCAAAAATTGCTTGAAAAATACGATTTCCGTCCTTATGCGATTGAAGAAAAATTCAAATTGCGTAATCCTATCTACGAAGAAACTGCGGCTTACGGGCACATGGGTCGTGAACCTCGCACCGTGAAAAAAGTTTTTGAAGGAAACGGACGCGATAAAGTAGAGTGCGAAGTAGAACTTTTCACTTGGGAAAAATTAGATATTGTAGATGAATTAAAAGCGCTATTTGAGCTTAAATAATTAATCTTTCTTTTATAAAAAAGGCTGAAATTCTAGAATTTCAGCCTTTTTTTGATTAATGAAGTTTTTTGTACTATTCTTGAGTGTTTAAATTTTTATCTACCAAGATAATTTTCTCTGCTTTAAAATTCGGTTTTCCTGCTTTTTTAGCTTTAAAAATAATTTGGCAAAGGTCTAAATCTCCATCAAGCACTGGCTTCTCACCCACATTCACAAAAGTAGGATAAAGCACTTTTTCTCCACTTGAGTGCAAACGATCGTTGGTCAAATTTTCCATGGATTGCAAGTTCAGTGGCTTGATTGAAACAAACTCATAAGACTCGCTGTTATACGGAATCGCTAGGCTCAGCGCATTGACAGATTTAAGCCCTTTACCTTTGATGGTTACAATCACATCCTCTCCCGCTTGGTAAGATTTCTTATCGGTTGAAAGG
Coding sequences within:
- a CDS encoding IS110 family RNA-guided transposase, which translates into the protein MTYIGIDISKDSFVAAFPKVSGYQTQTYPNTVKGIRKFIGSLSVTEHHCVMEATGNYGFLLLYLLDRQGIASSMVNPKQIKHFSRMMMTVTKTDPKDACMIAMYGEKMNPPVYKMPSEAVMLLKQKKTIIRQLKKQLTASKNLKSSLVMLPFQDKNGMKALDKTISFLASQIESLESELADLASSEFDRQVKLLTSIKGIGITLATALIVATGGFSYFNNAKQVSRFIGICPTYQQSGTSVHIKGGINRNGDASLRSLLYVASWSALRGNTTCKECYARLKANGKPSKVALIAVANKLVRQAFAVIKSDAPYVDGFVSTHQTK
- a CDS encoding BACON domain-containing protein, whose product is MKKLFFRGALFFLSLSSLGLTSCSDDDKNVDVPQLFIKEKDILVPKSGIEKTLNLETNVKDLKILVSDSWIHASFSQNSLIIRVDENNQAGDRSGYVEVVAKDIKKTIAITQEGEAVKVMANPEELIVASPLGDYSVQIVANTNNFRYLSSVSWISGIRIDYENSEVFFHVNANDGAEARTGEISFISNGNVVGKLVIKQKSESDNYILPSFEFGLNTAELKLYEEDRNSELARETDTGTGTLLNFRLKNNIFDEVSYLVNLNRYVKSSIYAKGGTLSNENQESFENYLRENGFIEKIVKGFENTLSLNEIDKKVFINEEKQVRIEFMNDKGHNHYTATYFPKQLAPQATLKTFPFFKKGATLEEVKAYELQNGGKLIEEKSRFKYEQNGYIKNQLYFEVEEDTNILNRNYWVYESDPSKDKQGLVQITNYYTDSNIAFYQGKDGKYYLTNEFIELAKQNNYDFIRYLATSDTYLFQNNVSKETLRLKWYKDKNYGWVVKIWIF
- a CDS encoding M13 family metallopeptidase — encoded protein: MKKIYLPLFAALALSACKTAQTNQQSTEPKEVTEQSVPLTKLTPAQVKHEGIDLENMDTSLRPQDDFYNFVNGKWMQKAKVPADRGRWGSFDQLREKNDEVSLKILKNLLNQQFAEGSDEKKVADLYQSIMDTVSRDKAGLSPIQGNLDRIDKAKSLKDITNYLIAETPYYDNELFDFGVGAHPKNSNQNAVYLGSGNLGMNRDYYQKKDKESQSKLEAYREYLVDLFKYMKDPTPEKSATAVLDFEKQIASNLLGFEDLRDAEKQYNPVKTKDLSKYVKNVDLQKFLKGQGVNVDEVLIPEIKYYKNFDKLYNQKNLFAIKKYLKAHVVNGASSALGTDLDKLRFNFYSKKLNGIEKMRDRDKRALGTINDHLGEAFGKLYVKEVFPPEAKERASEMIDYLKKSYKKHINESSWMTPATKQKALEKLAKFTVKIGYPDKWKDYSAVEIKSTKDGGSYYQNLQNLAHWNFQKDIAKIGKPVDKTEWHMSPQTVNAYYNPSYNEIVFPAAILQPPFFNFKADAGVNFGGIGAVIGHEISHGFDDSGAKFDGDGNLNNWWTKEDETKFNQLGKALAAQFNAYEPFPGINVNGEATLGENIADLGGVNVAYDALQLYLKDHGNPGKIDGFTPEQRFFISWGTIWRTKTKDESLKNQIKTDFHAPGIYRATAPLENINAFYEAFDIQPNDKMYKSPEKRIVIW
- a CDS encoding MutS-related protein, encoding MNIYLTKIKEHKQTNKNLKRNLFIIIALRFLLFSSLTFLIFKYESLSKILFFTLVGFFLIVFIFIFKIHSKLKNKLLLTQNLIQINQKEYDFLTENKKPFSNGAQWIDPTHNYTFDLDIFGESSLFHYLNRCASILGERNLAQKLSSGLGENEITANQSAIQELSKKIDFRQFLLAHTMQLENEEKNYQQLLNWANKKSKFNFFFNFMLYLSPALFIISVGASVYDLRFLWLSLIAFSINCFILLFFYKPIMNEIAQFERISAIIQIYSQSLSIIEKEHFNDKKLNELKQKIQQNTFSASQEFKQLARIFSDLEGIFNIAGALVFNGSVLYHIHIFKRLFAWKEKNVQNIEFWTAVIGEFEMLNSLANFAYNNPSYCFPHINQNNSISFENMSHPLINTQNRIGNTIDFNPQHFVILTGANMSGKSTFLRALGVNLVLAKIGSPICARHANIQPMNILVSMRQTDSLNDGKSLFYAEILRLKQIIYNLKTEKSFVLLDEILRGTNSEDKQLGTQKIVEEILNLKAFGCLATHDLVITEMAKKYPTQLANKYFETRVINNQLAFDYRLREGISNSKNALHLMESLGIFSTMECK
- a CDS encoding rhodanese-like domain-containing protein — its product is MVIPLFLRRLLFGNKILNTDTMDALKNPNATLIDLRNQDELDEFGSIEQAKHIPLMELPSQLEEVKKFSLPIVLFCKAGGRAEKAKQFLESQGITEVYNAGGYDDVKEILG
- a CDS encoding sulfatase family protein → MKKYLIIFYFFILSVSYSQSKKPNIVIIVSDDHAYQTISAYNHKDKYIQTPNIDRIANEGMLFKRAYVNNSICGPSRACLLTGKTSTKNGYKDNETSSYDSSQQQFVNILQDEGYQTAWIGKYHLGHDPKGFDFYKVLVGQGHYFNPDFITAQGRVREQGYVANVVEDEAEKWLDNRDKDKPFCLIIGHKNTHRTWMPDLPDLGAFDGVRFKIPKTFYDDYKSRPAAAMQEMSILKDMRLGYDLKMLPKNTKDGNFTRMTPEQRAAYDAYYEPIRAAFEKDKPQGRNLAEWKFNRYMNDYLSTAISLDRNIGRTLDYLDKHNLSDNTIVIYTSDQGFYMGEHGWFDKRWMYEESFRTPFVIKYPKLIKPKTETNAFMSNIDIAPTLLQLAGAKIPADMQGVSFVPVLENPKAKVQDQLYYHYYENGEHAVSPQFGVRNDRYKLIRYYKRLNNWELFDLKKDPHELRNVYGNPAYAKVQKQMRELLKQQILKYDDQDALKVLETK
- a CDS encoding anaerobic sulfatase maturase, producing MSSSYNPLSFVLVKPAGPDCNLGCTYCFYLEKAELYKNTKKHRMSDEVLEELIKQGIEQSHDYINFTWQGGEPTLMGLDFFKKVIKFQQKYARNKSVANALQTNGVLLNDDWAKFLGQWRFLVGLSLDGPEHIHDKYRFTAGGKPSWDKVMRAHELLKKYNVDTNAMCCVTDYSADYPEELYNFYKSLGLTWMQFIPVVETDKEDPTKAADFSLTPEKYGKFLNKIFDLWLADFDRGEPTTVIRNIESVFHTYVDMPAPECTLLEQCGVYPTVEHNGDVYSCDFFVENEWRLGNIMQKDRLVDMINSAQQKKFGRMKKDLPPKCHTCEWYKHCYGGCTKDRIKDARDNGNPRFCQSTIDYLKHIDPTMKRLAKEWKQNQLAQNPITYDIYNAGYDF